The following coding sequences lie in one Rutidosis leptorrhynchoides isolate AG116_Rl617_1_P2 chromosome 6, CSIRO_AGI_Rlap_v1, whole genome shotgun sequence genomic window:
- the LOC139854680 gene encoding uncharacterized protein: protein MYMNGAFQTRAPRGRIEYELIDLNNLISTASLNDKEDSWKWLLDNNGSFGTKILTGIVDDKKLNTQTIFKDTVRNKAIPQKINIFSWKEKMGRLPTRSELDKRGIDLNTTLCPLCNDHVENLEHALTKCHHVKNVWISFLKWWNLHFINVSNLNDALISDQNPPSTSIGKTIWQASKWIACYTIWKYRNAKVFRNKEWMPNMIISEIQLSSFN, encoded by the coding sequence atgtatatgaacggggcatttcagaccAGAGCCCCAAGGGGGAGAATAGAATATGAACTTATTGATCTTAACAACCTCATCTCTACAGCTTCATTAAATGACAAAGAAGATTCCTGGAAATGGCTTCTTGATAATAATGGTTCGTTTGGGACAAAGATACTAACCGGCATAGTCGACGACAAAAAGCTGAACACACAAACAATCTTCAAAGATACTGTTAGAAACAAAGCAATTCCTCAAAAGATTAATATTTTTTCTTGGAAAGAGAAAATGGGTAGACTTCCTACTCGTTCGGAACTTGACAAGCGAGGTATCGATCTCAACACTACCTTATGTCCACTTTGTAATGATCACGTTGAAAATCTGGAACATGCTTTAACGAAATGTCACCATGTCAAAAATGTATGGATTTCTTTTCTCAAATGGTGGAACCTCCATTTTATAAATGTCTCAAACTTAAACGATGCACTCATCTCCGACCAAAACCCTCCTTCCACATCAATCGGCAAAACAATTTGGCAAGCATCAAAATGGATTGCTTGTTATACAATTTGGAAGTATCGAAATGCCAAGGTCTTTAGGAATAAAGAATGGATGCCCAACATGATCATTTCGGAAATTCAACTTTCAAGCTTCAATTGA